In Mytilus edulis chromosome 13, xbMytEdul2.2, whole genome shotgun sequence, a single window of DNA contains:
- the LOC139500897 gene encoding uncharacterized protein, with translation MGVRGLLSTCLRRQDECVEEVDLIEVARERNGIEILVDYYAFQQFLIYKFWYGLQQYHNNEFLRICGGEYGTLEAYITKFVKDLQTLDITLLFYVDGAKGTCTETTRQKIDTWMKRQYADVEKLNQIMDVCRGVTFIQDLPEDILVRPVLLEIEIFHTLKQLGCSIIHAIAGEADYVIAKALKDRPKAYAILSNDSDFCIFKDSCFVPLELFDKYHDMKLGYPGDLPEQPQRLMVGVIRPAKVMEMLKFRNYHLLVELAVVAGNDFTGPFMHNGLQAQLDIRGHPNIQTIAGWLWHYKSADHHPVLDNAMRHNPQFCNAVQHSRNFYTLSYPENTVKPPQKGYFSQLIGERIINGTLPSNIMAMHNNFYWHRMCLEDNSQGWPCVEVSLAELRGRIYRIVLPRQECLVNEHGRNPWEPFKSAGIMASDDPDLPVIHKIQQDKIFWNLKHFHHVMSHQEEPGKDVVWFDRYGRKNGFIVYLLRYFLLQNWGRNLHIIDKEFLALAALALGRPNEKHYQQIPLRPTPRCVSIGSWFQDIYRHAYSFLGELLYLTHEFPLPREIYSGAAWTAFYTCCKDETYYMGVNQVPMNFLLQTQAEMNKITKEKRHMIRYIVEGVFPFDDRF, from the exons ATGGGTGTAAGAGGACTTTTATCCACATGTTTGAGAAGACAGGATGAATGTGTAGAGGAGGTTGACCTAATTGAAGTCGCAAGAGAGAGAAATGGAATTGAGATTTTAGTAGACTATTATGCATTTCAGCAGTTTCTTATTTACAAATTCTGGTACGGTTTACAGCAGTATCATAATAATGAGTTTTTAAGAATCTGTGGCGGAGAGTATGGAACTTTGGAAGCTTATattacaaaatttgtaaaagactTACAAACGCTTGATATCACTCTTTTATTTTATGTTGATGGTGCAAAAgggacttgtacagaaacgacaAGACAAAAAATTGATACATGGATGAAAAGGCAGTATGCAGATGTTGAAAAGTTAAATCAAATAATGGACGTTTGTCGTGGAGTGACATTTATTCAAGATCTGCCAGAAGATATATTAGTACGACCAGTACTGCTTGAAATTGAGATATTTCACACATTAAAACAGCTAGGATGTTCAATAATTCATGCAATAGCTGGGGAAGCTGACTATGTTATTGCTAAAGCTTTAAAAGATAGGCCTAAGGCATATGCAATATTATCTAATGATTCTGACTTTTGTATCTTTAAAGACTCTTGTTTTGTTCCATTAGAACTATTTGATAAATACCATGATATGAAATTAGGATATCCAGGAGATTTACCAGAACAGCCACAAAGACTTATGGTAGGAGTCATAAGACCTGCAAAGGTGATGGAAATGTTAAag tttaGAAATTATCATTTATTGGTTGAATTGGCAGTTGTTGCTGGTAACGATTTTACAGGACCATTCATGCATAATGGACTTCAGGCACAGCTAGACATCCGAGGGCATCCTAATATTCAGACCATAGCAGGTTGGTTATGGCATTATAAAAGTGCTGATCATCACCCTGTTCTTGATAATGCAATG agacaTAATCCTCAGTTTTGTAATGCTGTCCAGCATAGTCGCAATTTTTATACATTATCCTACCCAGAAAATACAGTAAAACCTCCACAGAAAGGTTACTTTTCACAGCTGATTGGAGAGAGAATAATTAATGGTACACTTCCATCAAACATCATGGCTATGCATAATAACTTTTACTGGCATAGGATGTGTCTTGAAGACAACTCTCAAGGATGGCCTTGTGTTGAAGTCTCATTGGCAGAATTAAGAGGTAGAATTTATCGCATAGTTCTTCCAAGGCAGGAATGTCTGGTTAATGAACATGGGAGAAATCCGTGGGAGCCTTTTAAGTCTGCTGGA ATAATGGCATCAGATGATCCTGACCTCCCTGTTATACATAAAATACAACAAGATAAGATATTCTGGAACCTGAAACATTTTCATCATGTCATGTCTCATCAAGAGGAAC ctgGTAAAGATGTAGTATGGTTTGACAGATATGGTAGAAAGAATGGTTTTATAGTATACCTGCTGAGGTACTTCCTTCTACAGAACTGGGGTAGAAATCTTCATATCATTGACAAAGAATTCCTAGCATTGGCGGCTTTAGCACTCGGTAGACCTAATGAGAAGCACTACCAACAAATTCCTCTCAGACCTACACCGAGATGTGTGTCCATTGGTTCATGGTTTCAG gATATATACAGACATGCTTACAGTTTTCTAGGAGAGTTACTGTATCTGACCCATGAGTTTCCATTACCCAGGGAGATATACTCAGGAGCTGCTTGGACAGCATTCTATACCTGTTGTAAGGACGAAA catATTACATGGGTGTAAACCAGGTACCTATGAACTTCTTGCTACAGACTCAGGCTGAAATGAATAAGATCACCAAAGAAAAGAGACACATGATTAGATACATTGTTGAAGGAGTATTCCCATTTGATGATAGATTCTGA